From Chryseobacterium salivictor, a single genomic window includes:
- a CDS encoding arsenate reductase family protein produces MIKILHNNSCSKSRGILEYLDENGIPFEIIDIISQPLTEMELRTVLKKLHCPVKDLVRTNEKLYKDQFKDQNLSDEDLIQMLIQNPELIQRPVIIKGSVAMIGRPIENVKLFIEN; encoded by the coding sequence ATGATTAAAATTCTTCATAATAATTCCTGTTCGAAAAGTCGCGGTATCTTAGAATATCTGGATGAAAACGGGATTCCTTTTGAAATTATTGATATCATCAGTCAGCCGCTGACCGAAATGGAGCTTCGGACTGTTTTGAAGAAACTTCACTGTCCGGTAAAGGATTTGGTGAGAACAAATGAGAAGTTATATAAAGATCAGTTTAAAGATCAGAATTTATCGGATGAGGATTTGATCCAGATGTTGATTCAAAATCCGGAGTTGATTCAAAGACCGGTAATCATTAAAGGTTCGGTGGCAATGATCGGCCGTCCTATCGAAAATGTAAAACTCTTTATCGAGAATTAA